One Nitrospiria bacterium DNA segment encodes these proteins:
- a CDS encoding GTPase HflX, translated as MAETRRKPIPTLHGHLSGLKAGQTRRLEHLYRRRIPPDRVVTQELARSLTELSRDVGRQIGLIVTRRGDIYAVIVGDDREIVIPDLSKFRAGRFRLRGVRCLHTHLDDSPLTEDDFTDLALLRLDLIAAIGVQENGLPGHCYLAHLLPPNPEGKAWEVHPPQWTHQLNLDFQSFVTTIEDDLTRHQTAYDVKDKRERAVLASASTRNRLDQEESMEELAELARTDQLVVVDTVTQRPKTLHPKYLMG; from the coding sequence ATGGCCGAAACACGGAGAAAGCCGATTCCCACCTTACACGGACATCTCAGCGGGCTTAAGGCCGGACAGACCCGGCGCCTGGAACACCTCTACCGCCGCCGCATACCGCCCGACAGGGTCGTCACCCAGGAACTGGCCCGTTCTCTGACCGAGCTTTCGCGGGACGTCGGAAGGCAGATCGGGCTGATTGTGACGCGGCGGGGGGATATTTACGCCGTGATCGTGGGCGACGACCGCGAGATCGTCATCCCCGACCTGTCAAAGTTCCGGGCGGGCCGCTTCCGGCTTCGGGGCGTCCGCTGTCTCCACACCCATCTGGACGATTCGCCCCTCACGGAGGACGACTTCACCGATCTGGCCCTGCTCCGGCTGGATCTCATCGCCGCGATCGGCGTCCAGGAAAACGGGCTGCCCGGACATTGTTACCTCGCGCATCTGCTTCCGCCCAACCCGGAAGGCAAGGCCTGGGAAGTGCATCCGCCGCAATGGACACACCAGTTGAACCTGGATTTTCAATCCTTCGTCACGACGATCGAGGACGATCTGACCCGCCACCAGACGGCCTACGACGTCAAGGACAAGCGGGAGCGGGCGGTCTTGGCCAGCGCCTCCACCCGGAACCGGCTCGATCAGGAGGAATCCATGGAGGAACTGGCCGAGCTCGCGCGGACCGATCAGCTCGTCGTGGTGGATACCGTGACCCAACGACCCAAGACGCTGCATCCGAAATATCTCATGGGG